The genome window GTTTTTCTAAAGTTTGTTGTTGACTTTATATTATCTTAACCGATCTTACCATTTTTCGGTAATTTAGCCATCACACCTTAAGAAAATAAGTTTATCCTACATTATTTCTCTTCCCTTTTAGGGGTTCCTTGGGTTGTAATATGGAATATAATTTAGTAGTGCTCACCACTGAGATATAAAGATATTATCATGATTGTCAATAATTAGAAATCATATCTAAAATTGACAACGCTTTTCTTTACTATCATTGGTTTTTCATTAAATAACTAAGGTAAGTATTTTGTAATAACATTGCCACCGTCATGGGGCCTACTCCCCCTGGTACTGGGGTAATATAAGAAGCAATATTTTTAATGGCTTCGTAGTCAACATCTCCTACCAATTTTCCTTTTCCTTCTGCTGTTTCGATGCGATTGATACCCACGTCAATGACTACGGCATCTGGTTTCACCATATCAGCGGTAATCATTTCTGGTTTGCCCACCGCTGCTACGAGTATATCAGCATCTTTGGTGACTTCGGCTAGGTTAGGGGTGCGAGAATGAGCGATGGTGATGGTGGCATTTTCTTCTAATAACATGAGGGCGAGGGGTTTACCGACAAGGATACTTCTACCCACGACAACGGCTTTTTTTCCTGCTATGTCGATGTTATATTCTTTGAGGATTTCCATTACTCCTGCGGGGGTGCAACTGCGCAATCCTTTTTCTTGTCTGACTAATTTACCCAGGTTGTATGGGTGAAGTCCATCGGCATCTTTTTCGGGAAGAATTTTGAGGAGTAAACCGACGGAGTCTAGGTGCGGAGGTAGGGGGAGTTGTACTAAAATTCCATCTACGCGCTCATCTTGGTTTAACTGTGCGATCGCACTTTCTAACTCTTCTTGGGTAGCATTGGCTGGGAAATGACGACTAAAAGATTCCATGCCGACTTTTTGACAGGATTTTTCCTTGTTGCGTACATAAACGGCACTAGCGGGGTTATCTCCCACCATCAACACTGCTAATCCGGGCGCTCTTTTTCCTTGGGCTACTTGTTCACTAATTTGGGTTTGTAGCTTGGTTTGTATTTTCTGGGCTAAACTTTTACCGTCTAAGATTTTAGCAACCATGTTAGTAATAATTATCTGAGTTATTATGATACTTGAACTTTAACTTTTGATGATTATATAAGCATACTTTCCTTTATGGTCATTTTATTGTAATTATTTACTTATGAAT of Cyanobacterium sp. HL-69 contains these proteins:
- the folD gene encoding methylenetetrahydrofolate dehydrogenase (NADP+) / methenyltetrahydrofolate cyclohydrolase; the protein is MVAKILDGKSLAQKIQTKLQTQISEQVAQGKRAPGLAVLMVGDNPASAVYVRNKEKSCQKVGMESFSRHFPANATQEELESAIAQLNQDERVDGILVQLPLPPHLDSVGLLLKILPEKDADGLHPYNLGKLVRQEKGLRSCTPAGVMEILKEYNIDIAGKKAVVVGRSILVGKPLALMLLEENATITIAHSRTPNLAEVTKDADILVAAVGKPEMITADMVKPDAVVIDVGINRIETAEGKGKLVGDVDYEAIKNIASYITPVPGGVGPMTVAMLLQNTYLSYLMKNQ